A single Halobaculum sp. MBLA0147 DNA region contains:
- a CDS encoding ParA family protein — translation MSQSAERIAITNQKGGAGKTTTTINVAGALSRRGYDVLVIDLDPQGHATEGLGFGDSYDARDRDSLYEVLPDLDRLDELESLVVTHDEMDLVPSHQRMINIEDELANARRREERLGMLLDDADTAWDVVLVDCPPNLGILTDNAVVATGQVLIPAQARSTSIRAIEQLFRQLRSIETAFDDVDELGLVANEVGTDGEAEEMMDWFKETFENKEHCEVFEIRKRVALQRAWNNGVSIFAHGEECDMEAEYDAIAGHLEEVTDV, via the coding sequence ATGTCACAGAGCGCAGAGAGGATCGCCATTACGAACCAGAAAGGCGGGGCCGGGAAGACGACCACGACGATCAACGTCGCCGGCGCGCTGTCGCGCCGCGGCTACGATGTCCTCGTGATCGACCTCGACCCGCAGGGACACGCCACCGAGGGGCTGGGCTTCGGCGACTCCTACGACGCCCGGGATCGCGACTCGTTGTACGAGGTCCTGCCCGATCTCGACCGGCTGGACGAGCTTGAGTCGCTCGTCGTGACGCACGACGAGATGGATCTCGTCCCGTCACACCAGCGCATGATCAACATCGAGGACGAGCTCGCAAACGCCCGCCGCCGCGAGGAACGGCTCGGGATGCTTCTCGACGACGCGGACACCGCGTGGGACGTGGTTCTCGTGGACTGCCCGCCGAACCTCGGTATCCTCACCGACAACGCTGTGGTCGCGACCGGCCAGGTCCTCATCCCGGCCCAGGCGCGGTCCACGTCGATCCGGGCGATCGAGCAACTGTTCCGCCAGCTCCGGTCGATCGAGACGGCGTTCGACGACGTTGACGAGCTCGGCCTGGTCGCGAACGAGGTTGGCACGGACGGCGAGGCCGAGGAGATGATGGACTGGTTCAAAGAGACCTTTGAGAACAAAGAGCACTGTGAGGTCTTTGAGATCAGAAAACGGGTCGCCCTCCAGCGCGCTTGGAACAACGGCGTCTCCATCTTCGCACACGGCGAAGAGTGCGACATGGAGGCGGAGTACGACGCGATTGCCGGACACCTTGAGGAGGTCACGGATGTCTGA
- a CDS encoding Fic family protein, with product MSEDDLPDARQVIDIHDRIEKQYDLKYTGAAVAAPRLKIERLLNGVAEHDGTYMRAAALLRDLITSHYFEDANKRTAWTVTNIYLKNHDAEPAVTDDRVPHILKRIRRFDVDEIADWLATGEIDEDRLEP from the coding sequence ATGAGTGAGGACGACCTCCCGGACGCCCGGCAGGTGATCGACATACATGACCGGATCGAGAAGCAGTACGACCTGAAGTACACTGGCGCAGCAGTCGCCGCGCCGCGCCTGAAGATTGAACGCCTCCTCAACGGTGTCGCCGAGCACGACGGCACCTACATGCGGGCCGCCGCGCTCCTCCGTGACCTGATCACGTCGCACTATTTCGAGGATGCGAACAAGCGGACAGCGTGGACGGTCACGAACATCTACCTGAAGAATCACGATGCAGAACCGGCTGTGACCGACGACCGGGTACCACACATCCTGAAACGGATTCGCCGGTTCGATGTCGACGAGATCGCGGACTGGCTCGCGACTGGGGAGATCGACGAGGATCGGTTAGAGCCATGA